The Streptomyces sp. NBC_01317 genomic interval CTGGCGCATCGGCTTCTCCAAGAGCCTGAAGGGCGCGACGATCTCGAAGGCGTCGTTCAAGGTGCTCAACAACCACTCGTGGTCGTGCACGAACCGTGAGTTCCAGTTCTGGCTGACCGGTTCCATCTCGTCGGGTACGACGTGGAACTCGCAGCCGAAATGGACCACGGAGCTGGACAGGAAGTCGTTCGCGCACGGCTGGTCGTCCGCCGACTGCCCGGACGAGTACGAGGCGTTCGACGTGAAGGCCGCGGCCCAGAAGGGCGCGGACAACGGCTCCTCCAACCTGACGTTCGGCATGCGGGCCACCAGCGAGTCCGACACCCAGACGTGGCGCAAGTTCAAGGCGACCTCCGCCACGATGGAGGTCACCTACAACCGCAACCCCACCGAGCCGGTCGACGGGGAGACCGTCCCCGGCGGCGACTGCCTCGTCGGCTCGCCCGGGCGCACGGTCGGCAAGACCAATCTGGTCCTGAAGGCGAAGGCCACCGACCCCGACGGCAATCTCAAGGGCCTGCGCTTCCGGTTCTGGAAGGTCGGCGCGGCCACCCCGGCGGGCACGCTGGCGACCAACCTGTCCGGCGGCTGGGCCTCGACGACGATCCCGTCCACCAGCCTGGCGGACAAGGCTACCTACTACTGGGACGTACGGGCCGAGGACTCCATCACACCGGCCGGTGTGTCCACGTACTTCCCGCCCGGCACGACGCCCTGCGCCGTGACGGTCGACGGCTCGGCGCCGCCGCCGCCGACCGTCACCAGTGAGGTGTTCAAGAGGGCCACCAACGACGGCGCGACGTGGGCGACGGTCAAGTTCGGCGGCACCGGGGCGATCACCTTCGCCTCCGAGGGCGCGGCCAAGTTCCGTTTCGGTTTCGAGGGCCTGAACTACACCGACGTGACGGCGACCGGCGGCGCGTACACCAAATCCGACCTGAAGCCGCCCCACGCGGGCCCGAACTGGCTGCACGTCTTCTCCCTCGACGCGACGGGGAACGTCAGCGCACGTACCGACTACGCCTTCTACGTCCCGCCCAAGGAGGCGGCCGACAGCCCCGGTGACGTGGGCGGCGACGGCATCGCCGACCTGCTGGCGGTCAACGCGTCCGGCAACCTGCTCTCCTTCCCGGGCAGCACGGACGGCGAGCTGTACGGCAGCATGGCCGGCGCCTACACCTCCGGCAACAAGCTCAACCCGGCCGGGCACTGGTACGACGCGACCGCGGGCAAGCCGGCGCCGCTGATCAGCCACTACCAGGACGTCTACCCCGGTGACGGCCTCAACGACCTGTTCGCCCGCACCCCCGACGGCGGATTCTGGCTGTACCCCGGCGACGGCTACGGCACCTTCAACGTCGACGACCGGATGAGGATCCGGTTGCCCTCCAACGCCCCGGCCCCCTCGACCTGGACCCAGCTCAAGGCGGTCGGCGACGTCACCGGCGACAAGCTGCCCGACGTGTTCGTACGCGCCGGAACCGCCTACTGGGCACTGATCGGCTACACCGGAGCGACCTTCCAGCAGGCGATCCAGATGAACTCCGACAGCTGGGCGCGCCGCGACATCGTCAACGTGGCGGACATCGACCTGGACGGCACACCCGACCTGCTGTGGCGCAACCTGGACCTCGGCTCCATCTACGTACGCCACGGCAAGCCCGGCGCGACGGCCGGCAGCGTGGACCTGAACTCGCTCACCACCGCGGCCAACTCCCGTGACGGCGACGTCTCGTACGGCGGAAGCTGGACCGAGGCCAACATCTCGACCGCCATCGGCATCCCGGACGTCAACAACGACAACATCCCCGACATCTGGGCCCGCTTCGCCTCCGACGGCCACGTGAGCATCTACCACCCGTCCACGACCAACACCAACGCG includes:
- a CDS encoding DNRLRE domain-containing protein, with translation MRTRTRLSLTLGLVLAALTAALLPWWQPQTPPTAQGTQQSDKSTDTKPVSTGPRDETAAVAEARRAGKQVLVDTATTATEMTWALPNGQMRTQIHALAQRAKNAEGRWAPIDNKLTRTKKAPRGLGIAPVNPAVPVRLADGSGGSAESAEKSRADRSYVRAPQPGESVLAEIDIKGHTLAYTWPGALPEPVLEGPRALYPEVLPGVDLLLVVREEGGLGQLLIVKSREAAQQPALKTISYGLRSPMAVFRQDEAHGQVLVEDAKGTEIGSIPTPFAWDSAGRDPEVPDDRPTPLTSTATSADVLRLSGLSGAEPGALRAPVPLSVEGDGTGTARLRLDTAATGLLTGEDVTFPVFVDPTINPGWQAWTVAYRPYPNTSFYNGTNFSSGTSDARVGHENDTGGTARSFWRIGFSKSLKGATISKASFKVLNNHSWSCTNREFQFWLTGSISSGTTWNSQPKWTTELDRKSFAHGWSSADCPDEYEAFDVKAAAQKGADNGSSNLTFGMRATSESDTQTWRKFKATSATMEVTYNRNPTEPVDGETVPGGDCLVGSPGRTVGKTNLVLKAKATDPDGNLKGLRFRFWKVGAATPAGTLATNLSGGWASTTIPSTSLADKATYYWDVRAEDSITPAGVSTYFPPGTTPCAVTVDGSAPPPPTVTSEVFKRATNDGATWATVKFGGTGAITFASEGAAKFRFGFEGLNYTDVTATGGAYTKSDLKPPHAGPNWLHVFSLDATGNVSARTDYAFYVPPKEAADSPGDVGGDGIADLLAVNASGNLLSFPGSTDGELYGSMAGAYTSGNKLNPAGHWYDATAGKPAPLISHYQDVYPGDGLNDLFARTPDGGFWLYPGDGYGTFNVDDRMRIRLPSNAPAPSTWTQLKAVGDVTGDKLPDVFVRAGTAYWALIGYTGATFQQAIQMNSDSWARRDIVNVADIDLDGTPDLLWRNLDLGSIYVRHGKPGATAGSVDLNSLTTAANSRDGDVSYGGSWTEANISTAIGIPDVNNDNIPDIWARFASDGHVSIYHPSTTNTNAPVKTVSTENWNAYKTFG